Below is a genomic region from Gammaproteobacteria bacterium.
CCAACGTCGCTGGCGATTTTGAAACCGCCCGGCGAGTGGGGCAGCAAGGGCGCCGACATCGCCGTCGGCGAAGGTCAGCCGCTCGGCGCGCCGTTGTCGTCCGGCGGTCCATACTTCGGTTTCATGTGCTGCAAGCAAGCGCTGGTGCGACAAATGCCCGGTCGCATTATCGGCCGCACGGTCGATCGCGACGGCAAGCCCGGCTATACGCTGACGCTGCAAGCGCGCGAGCAACATATTCGTCGTTCCAAGGCGAACTCGAATATTTGCACTAATCAAGGATTGGTCGTCACCGCCGCCACTATCCATATGAGCTTGCTCGGTCCGGATGGGTTGGAGCGCGTCGCCCATGCGTGCCATGCCAACACCAACGCGTTGGTCGAGCAGCTGACATCGATTCCCGGTGTCGAGCGTGTGTTCAATCGGCCGGTGTTTCACGAATCGGTATTGCGTTTGCCGACCAGCGTCGACAGCACACTGCGCGCGCTCGAAGCCGAAGGCATCCTCGGTGGCTACGATCTGACGCCGTATTACCCCGAGCTTGGCCCGGCGTTGCTGGTGTGTGCGACGGAAGTGCGTACGCCGGACGATATCAAACGCTACGCCAATCAATTGAGTCGCATCACTGGCAATCGCCAGGTAATGCCGCGCGTGCGGCAGATTAAATAGCTTAATAAAAGAGATTCCCACCGACTTCCCCTCCCCCTCAGGGGGAGGGTAAAGGGTGGGGGTGGGTTCAAACGAAGGGGGCGGGTTTGAATCAAGAAGAAAAACCCACCCCCACCCCGACCCTCCCCCTGAGGGGGAGGGAGATCGCTTCGTTCAACTCTGGAGGAGTTAGAAAAAATGGCCAAGGTCACGTTCACACGCAATCCGATCCATACCAACGGTGAGCTGCCGAAAGTCGGAAGCGCTGCACCCGATTTTTCACTCACCAAGACCGATCTCGATAACGTGTCGCTAGCGGCGTACGCCGGCAAGAAAAAGTTGCTCAATATTTTTCCGAGTCTCGACACCGGCATCTGTGCCATGAGCGTGAAGAAATTCAACGAACAGGCGAAGAAGCTCAACGCCGCGCTGCTGATGATCTCGGCCGATCTGCCGTTCGCGCACAATCGCTTTTGTACCGCTGAGCACACGGGCGATGTTGTGCATCTGTCGAGCATGCACGATCGCCACTTCGGCAAGGACTACGGCGTGCTGATGGAAGACGGCCCGCTCGCCGGTCTGTGCGCGCGTTCGGTGGTGGTCCTCGATGAGAACAACAAGGTGAAGTACACCGAGCTCGTACCGGAAATTGTGCAAGAACCGAATTACGAAGCGGCGTTAGCGGCGCTGAAGTAGGCAGCACCGATGTAAAAAGTATCGTTCCCCTCCCCCCTTGCGGGGGAGGGGAAAGGGGAGAGGGGGCGTCGTATGTTTCCCCCTCTCCCTCGTTCTCGTTCCCGCCCGGGGTGCACGAAAATCACGCGCACCCGTTCGGCGGCGCGAACGCACGTTAAGTGCATTCGTGAAATCCCCGCCTCACCCCCCGCAAGGGGGGAGGGAGGCCCGTTGTTCAGTAGTCGTGGTAAATGTAAAAGCGGAGTCAGACCATGTTGATCTTCGAACATTCCCAGCCCGGCCGGCGTAATCCGTCGCAAGCGCCGTTGACCAAGCCGGAGATCGACGGCATTCCGGAGCGTTTTCGGCGCCAGCGTCGACCGCTATTGCCGGAAGTGTCGGAGATGCAGGCGGTGCGACACTACACCAATTTGTCGCGCCAGAATTTTTCGATCGATACGCAGTTCTATCCGCTCGGCTCCTGCACCATGAAGTACAACCCGCGCGCTTGTAACAAGTTGGCGATGTTGCCGTCGTTGCTCGGCCGCCACCCGTACGCGCCCGAGTCGACCGGCCAGGGTTTTCTGGCGTGCATGTACGACCTGCAAGAAATCCTGAAGGACGTCACCGGTATGC
It encodes:
- the tpx gene encoding thiol peroxidase; this encodes MAKVTFTRNPIHTNGELPKVGSAAPDFSLTKTDLDNVSLAAYAGKKKLLNIFPSLDTGICAMSVKKFNEQAKKLNAALLMISADLPFAHNRFCTAEHTGDVVHLSSMHDRHFGKDYGVLMEDGPLAGLCARSVVVLDENNKVKYTELVPEIVQEPNYEAALAALK